A single region of the Vibrio cyclitrophicus genome encodes:
- a CDS encoding GGDEF domain-containing protein — protein MIHSVFITFLLLISFNSYSQLSTLDRDHNSSIYASKLDVNATPNADWNALYLSTLNHSPERALNMLQTRYVGSTVYGDKLYLASLLYQYMSHRDQPFYGISSNDSDYQAIETAFISALMKDGKGQYKEAQQGFLALLAKMQSRSDLTGKALLKYQLCRSLNEQAKYHQANYYCSALQSDLHDIADPVLPKFGTYRVIANNHHFRSDYQSALDTYLSLISVFPQGHDISGIYNDVGNLLKELEQYEKSAEYLEEALILRANASDLMKAQVHHSLADLYLNQEQSDLAIDNFQTARTLLISSSHNYGIALTSLGLGKAYTQTKDYDSARTYLIESLSASSELSNDVIRINAYLAISDMFEEQKLLTEALNYGQQALELSEQVARRKYIALSLLQLSDIHQSLSDYQQAFYFYQQYSSIQMEARDIDNRLALEALGLTHAKYEQELENSFLTHQAKLDRVQIEKMEHQRWMYNIVVILLICAANFTVLVNKTVRAKAAIDGLTNAYSRTEIIRRIKRVKRCKETEQRHVLVLFDLDKFKKINDEHGHPTGDRALVHISKQIRKHLMKGELFGRLGGEEFVIMLTDTKPSEVRERVEELHYAISSTVFLSESKKSLNVTASFAYLATSNALSDFDDLYSVLDQALYQAKSNGRNCIIDAYNDPIDLPDVIYSRSVCEPTPP, from the coding sequence GTGATCCACTCCGTTTTTATTACCTTTCTGCTTCTCATTAGTTTTAATTCTTACAGCCAATTATCAACGTTAGATCGTGACCACAATTCATCAATCTATGCCTCCAAGTTAGACGTCAATGCTACTCCAAATGCCGATTGGAACGCGCTTTATCTCTCTACTTTAAACCACTCCCCTGAGCGCGCATTAAACATGCTGCAAACACGCTATGTCGGCTCAACAGTTTACGGAGACAAGCTTTACCTTGCATCTCTTCTGTATCAATACATGAGCCACCGAGATCAACCGTTCTACGGAATCTCTTCAAACGACAGTGACTACCAAGCGATAGAAACCGCGTTTATTTCTGCTCTGATGAAAGACGGTAAAGGCCAATATAAGGAAGCGCAACAAGGTTTTTTAGCACTTTTGGCGAAAATGCAATCTCGCAGTGATTTGACTGGAAAAGCGTTACTAAAGTACCAACTATGCCGATCGCTTAACGAACAAGCTAAATACCATCAAGCGAACTATTACTGCTCTGCACTTCAGTCAGATTTACATGACATCGCTGACCCCGTATTACCAAAGTTCGGGACTTATCGAGTCATCGCAAACAATCACCATTTCCGCAGTGACTATCAATCAGCATTAGACACTTACTTATCACTGATAAGCGTGTTCCCACAAGGGCATGATATTTCAGGGATTTATAACGATGTGGGTAATTTACTCAAAGAATTAGAGCAATATGAAAAATCAGCGGAGTATCTAGAGGAAGCACTCATTCTCAGAGCGAACGCTTCAGATTTAATGAAAGCACAAGTACATCACAGCCTTGCAGATCTCTACCTTAATCAAGAGCAAAGTGATCTAGCAATTGACAATTTTCAGACAGCAAGAACACTGCTGATCTCATCGTCGCATAATTATGGTATCGCACTAACAAGTCTTGGCTTAGGAAAAGCGTACACTCAAACGAAAGACTATGATTCGGCGAGAACCTACTTAATCGAGTCTCTTTCAGCTTCGAGCGAACTGAGCAATGATGTCATTCGCATCAATGCTTACTTGGCGATCAGCGATATGTTCGAAGAACAGAAATTGCTAACAGAAGCGCTCAACTATGGTCAACAAGCATTAGAATTATCGGAACAAGTAGCAAGGCGTAAATACATCGCCCTGTCACTCCTTCAGCTTTCTGATATTCATCAATCACTCAGCGATTACCAACAAGCTTTCTATTTCTACCAGCAATACTCGTCAATACAAATGGAAGCTAGAGACATCGACAATCGACTCGCACTCGAAGCGCTCGGCCTAACGCACGCCAAATATGAACAAGAACTTGAAAACTCTTTCCTGACACATCAGGCAAAACTCGACCGTGTTCAAATTGAAAAAATGGAACATCAAAGGTGGATGTACAACATCGTTGTCATTCTATTGATTTGCGCTGCAAACTTTACGGTATTGGTAAACAAAACAGTTCGTGCGAAAGCAGCAATTGATGGCTTAACGAACGCATATAGCCGGACTGAGATAATTCGAAGAATCAAAAGAGTGAAACGCTGTAAAGAGACGGAACAACGGCATGTGCTTGTTTTATTCGATCTAGATAAGTTTAAGAAGATTAATGATGAACATGGTCATCCTACTGGAGATCGAGCTCTGGTCCATATTAGTAAGCAAATTAGAAAGCACTTAATGAAGGGTGAATTGTTTGGTCGCTTAGGCGGTGAAGAGTTTGTCATAATGCTAACCGATACCAAACCATCAGAGGTACGAGAACGCGTTGAAGAATTACACTACGCTATTTCAAGCACTGTCTTCTTATCTGAAAGCAAAAAGTCACTTAATGTAACCGCGAGCTTTGCTTATCTAGCAACCTCAAACGCATTAAGTGACTTTGATGACCTGTATTCAGTGCTTGACCAAGCGCTCTATCAAGCTAAAAGCAACGGCCGAAACTGCATCATCGATGCTTATAACGACCCGATCGACTTACCTGATGTTATTTATTCTCGGTCTGTTTGCGAACCAACTCCGCCATAA
- the queC gene encoding 7-cyano-7-deazaguanine synthase QueC, whose product MKKAVVVFSGGQDSTTCLVQALKEYDEVHAITFDYGQRHRLEIEVAESLSKELGVKAHKVMDVTLLNELAISSLTRDDIPVSHELQENGLPNSFVPGRNILFLTLAGIYAYQIGAETVITGVCETDFSGYPDCRNDFVKAMNSALVQGMDKNLDIKTPLMWLNKAETWALADQYSALELVRNKTLTCYNGIIGDGCGDCPACELRKVGLNDYLGDRECIMAELVRKQTENK is encoded by the coding sequence ATGAAAAAAGCAGTGGTAGTATTCAGTGGTGGTCAAGACTCAACAACATGTCTTGTTCAAGCATTAAAAGAGTATGATGAAGTTCATGCGATTACATTTGATTATGGTCAGCGCCATAGACTCGAGATTGAAGTTGCTGAGTCATTGTCGAAAGAACTTGGTGTGAAAGCGCACAAAGTGATGGATGTGACTCTGTTGAATGAACTGGCTATTAGCTCTCTGACTCGTGACGATATTCCTGTATCTCATGAGCTACAAGAGAATGGTTTGCCGAACTCATTCGTTCCTGGTCGTAATATTCTTTTCTTAACGCTGGCAGGTATTTACGCGTACCAAATCGGCGCTGAAACCGTGATTACAGGTGTGTGTGAAACAGATTTCTCTGGCTATCCTGATTGTCGCAATGATTTTGTAAAAGCGATGAATTCTGCGCTTGTACAGGGCATGGACAAGAATCTTGATATCAAAACACCACTAATGTGGCTAAACAAGGCTGAGACATGGGCGTTAGCAGACCAGTACTCAGCACTTGAGCTTGTTCGCAATAAAACCCTGACTTGCTACAACGGTATCATCGGTGACGGTTGTGGTGATTGCCCTGCATGTGAACTAAGAAAAGTTGGCCTTAACGATTACCTCGGTGATCGCGAATGCATTATGGCGGAGTTGGTTCGCAAACAGACCGAGAATAAATAA
- the queE gene encoding 7-carboxy-7-deazaguanine synthase QueE gives MFETIQGEGVFTGVPAVFVRLQICPVGCSWCDTKQTWEALPEDETSLGDIMVKTEDSPTWSAIDAQGIVNEYIKQGYTAKHIVITGGEPCIYDLVPLTEAFEQHGCRCQIETSGTSEVKATSDTWVTVSPKVAMKAKLEILDSALQRANEIKHPVGTSKDIEQLDGLLERAAVASDTVIALQPISQKDRATQLCIDTCIERNWRLSIQTHKYLSIA, from the coding sequence ATGTTTGAAACCATTCAGGGTGAGGGCGTGTTTACTGGCGTTCCCGCTGTTTTTGTTCGTCTACAAATTTGCCCAGTGGGCTGTTCTTGGTGCGATACCAAACAGACCTGGGAAGCGTTGCCAGAAGATGAAACCAGCCTTGGCGATATTATGGTTAAGACAGAAGATTCACCAACTTGGTCAGCAATTGATGCTCAAGGAATCGTGAATGAATACATCAAGCAAGGTTACACGGCTAAGCACATTGTGATTACCGGTGGTGAGCCGTGCATTTATGATCTTGTTCCTCTTACTGAAGCATTTGAGCAGCACGGTTGTCGCTGTCAGATTGAGACTAGCGGAACATCAGAAGTTAAAGCCACATCGGACACTTGGGTTACGGTGTCACCGAAGGTGGCGATGAAAGCGAAACTGGAAATTTTAGATAGTGCTTTACAACGTGCTAACGAAATTAAGCATCCAGTAGGCACAAGCAAAGACATCGAACAACTTGACGGTTTATTGGAGCGAGCTGCGGTTGCTAGCGACACTGTTATCGCTCTGCAACCAATCAGCCAAAAAGACCGAGCTACTCAGCTTTGTATTGATACCTGCATTGAGCGCAATTGGCGCTTATCAATACAAACTCACAAATATTTGAGCATCGCATAG